In the Flavobacterium pallidum genome, one interval contains:
- the xerD gene encoding site-specific tyrosine recombinase XerD: MNKWLPFIKSYQSYLRIERGLSANTINNYTLDIEKLCLFLDENQIDISPVKIDSEQIQQFIYHISKAVNARSQARTISGLKSFFSYLIFEDYRKDSPMELIEAPKIGRKLPATLSVQDIDRLIGAIGFGKKDNNEAERNRSMLETLYGCGLRVSELVDLKISDLFFDEGFIRITGKGNKQRFVPIGNHTQKYIELYRVNVRPNLPIQKGHEDTLYLNRRGRKLTRAMVFTIIKKLAEKINLNKSISPHTFRHSFATHLLENGADLRSIQLMLGHESITTTEIYVHLDRKHLAQVINAFHPRK, from the coding sequence ATGAACAAATGGCTTCCATTCATTAAGAGTTACCAGTCCTACCTTCGTATAGAAAGGGGATTGTCGGCCAATACGATAAATAATTATACGCTTGATATTGAAAAGTTATGCCTTTTCCTGGACGAAAATCAAATCGATATCTCTCCGGTAAAAATTGATTCGGAACAAATACAGCAATTCATTTACCATATTTCCAAAGCTGTAAATGCCCGTTCCCAGGCGCGTACCATTTCCGGTTTGAAAAGCTTTTTCAGCTATCTAATTTTTGAAGATTACCGCAAAGACAGCCCGATGGAGCTCATTGAAGCGCCCAAAATCGGTCGGAAATTGCCTGCTACGCTTTCTGTTCAAGATATTGACAGGCTGATCGGTGCTATCGGGTTTGGTAAGAAAGACAATAATGAAGCTGAAAGGAACCGCTCGATGCTCGAAACATTATACGGTTGCGGTTTGCGCGTTTCCGAATTAGTCGATTTGAAAATCTCAGACCTATTTTTTGATGAAGGTTTTATCCGTATTACCGGAAAAGGAAATAAGCAGCGTTTTGTGCCCATTGGCAATCATACTCAAAAATATATTGAACTGTACAGGGTAAATGTCAGGCCGAATTTGCCCATACAAAAAGGGCACGAAGATACTTTGTACCTGAACCGTCGCGGGCGCAAGCTGACCCGGGCCATGGTTTTTACGATCATAAAGAAACTTGCCGAAAAAATCAATCTCAATAAATCAATCAGTCCGCATACCTTCCGGCATTCTTTCGCCACGCATTTGCTCGAGAACGGTGCCGATCTTCGATCGATCCAGTTGATGCTTGGGCATGAGAGCATTACGACTACAGAAATTTATGTTCATCTTGACAGAAAGCACCTTGCGCAGGTAATTAATGCATTTCATCCGAGAAAATAG
- a CDS encoding outer membrane beta-barrel protein, producing MKKIILSAVALLAFGFANAQEAASTGTQTAKGKWLIEANTGFGAIRGANTSFSYNSQGDIKEMNLGAEAGYFIMDNLAIKAGIGYNSFDDGTVDGSGFAYKIGAKYYILGMIPVQVDYTGASGDIYEAGPDAETPSYLGVQAGYAWFLGENVSIEPGVRYNSSLNDKYTEDGMFQVCVGFALHF from the coding sequence ATGAAAAAAATTATTTTATCAGCTGTTGCATTATTGGCTTTCGGTTTTGCAAATGCTCAGGAAGCTGCCAGCACTGGCACGCAGACTGCAAAAGGAAAATGGTTAATTGAAGCTAACACAGGTTTTGGTGCTATCCGTGGTGCTAACACAAGTTTCAGCTACAATTCACAAGGAGACATTAAAGAAATGAACCTTGGTGCTGAAGCTGGTTATTTCATTATGGATAACCTTGCTATTAAAGCAGGTATCGGTTACAACTCTTTCGATGACGGAACAGTTGACGGAAGTGGTTTTGCTTACAAAATTGGTGCAAAATACTATATCCTGGGAATGATTCCAGTACAGGTTGATTACACTGGTGCTTCAGGAGATATCTATGAGGCAGGACCAGACGCTGAAACGCCTTCTTACCTAGGTGTACAGGCTGGATATGCTTGGTTCCTTGGCGAAAATGTATCTATCGAGCCAGGTGTAAGGTATAACTCAAGCCTGAATGATAAATATACTGAAGACGGTATGTTCCAGGTATGTGTTGGATTTGCTTTGCACTTCTAG
- a CDS encoding porin family protein — protein MKKVILLTMFLILGSVSHAQGVHFGIKGGANFANVDGDLSNSKSITSFHGGIFVELNLTPNFSIQPEALYSSQGAKVEGFDDVNFNYVNIPVMARFYVLPKVLSIDAGPQFGFLVDDDYGNIPGDYKSKSFDFAIGAGATVNIAAGFFASARYNVGLTDASDEPGTEIKNMTAQLSLGYKF, from the coding sequence ATGAAAAAAGTAATCTTGTTAACAATGTTTCTGATCTTAGGCTCTGTGTCACATGCCCAGGGTGTACATTTCGGTATTAAAGGAGGAGCTAACTTTGCCAACGTGGACGGTGACCTTAGCAACAGTAAAAGCATCACCAGCTTTCACGGCGGTATTTTTGTAGAGCTCAACCTGACGCCGAATTTCTCAATCCAGCCGGAAGCGCTTTATTCTTCGCAGGGCGCAAAAGTGGAAGGTTTTGATGATGTAAATTTCAATTATGTCAACATTCCGGTGATGGCACGGTTTTATGTTTTGCCAAAAGTACTGAGTATCGACGCAGGTCCCCAATTCGGTTTCCTGGTTGATGATGATTATGGGAATATCCCGGGCGATTACAAGTCAAAGTCTTTTGATTTTGCCATCGGTGCCGGTGCCACTGTAAACATCGCAGCAGGCTTTTTCGCTTCGGCCCGTTACAATGTCGGATTGACAGATGCTTCGGACGAACCGGGAACAGAAATCAAGAATATGACCGCCCAGTTATCGCTTGGTTATAAATTCTAA
- the aroQ gene encoding type II 3-dehydroquinate dehydratase, which produces MKIAIINGPNLNLLGKREPEIYGSQTFEDYFDSLKNQFPNVELTFYQSNIEGEIINFIQQSGFHCDGIILNAAAYTHTSIGIGDAVKAIAAPVIELHISNTFAREEFRHQSFVSPNAKGIIIGFGLQGYALAIQSFL; this is translated from the coding sequence ATGAAAATAGCCATCATCAATGGCCCAAACCTGAACCTTTTAGGGAAGCGAGAACCTGAAATTTATGGCAGCCAGACTTTTGAAGATTATTTTGACAGCCTGAAAAATCAATTCCCAAACGTCGAGCTTACCTTTTACCAAAGCAACATTGAAGGCGAGATTATCAATTTCATCCAGCAATCCGGATTCCATTGTGACGGCATAATCCTCAATGCTGCGGCCTATACACACACTTCTATAGGTATAGGCGATGCCGTAAAAGCCATTGCAGCGCCAGTAATTGAACTACACATTTCCAACACATTCGCAAGGGAAGAATTCCGCCATCAATCGTTTGTTTCCCCAAACGCAAAAGGCATTATTATCGGTTTCGGATTGCAGGGTTATGCCCTGGCGATCCAATCTTTTTTATAG
- a CDS encoding DUF5686 and carboxypeptidase regulatory-like domain-containing protein, producing MKQLFTLLLLCLAFTSSAQIRGTVTDDQNVPLPLVTVLIENTYNGTSANDQGQYELNITRPGKYTLIFQYLGFKTKKVTVNIDKFPFIQNAVLSEENLSLSEVVINTKDNPADRLIKKAIAAKKENSSKTARYTADFYSRGIFKLKDMPKKIFGEEVGDMDGMLDSTGTGILYLSETVSKITFEKPDNLKERIIASKISGNDNGFSYNTAGATVYDFYDNTLKFGINVISPIADNAFNYYKYKLEGNFTDENNNIISKVRVIPRRDSEPVFDGFIYIVEDSWAIYAVDVDIKGYRIKQEFLDTMKLVQNFGYNQNNKIWSKNTQSLEFTAGIFGIKFNGKFSYVYTNYDFKDAFAKKTFTNEIVSFEDNSNKKDDTYWNSNRQIPLSDEESKDYVKKDSIYKVRNSKTYLDSIDKKNNRFRFLSPITGYRYANSYEKRSFNYQGLLNLGSLSFNTVQGWNIGSGFSYRNWKDEEKGRYTSANAVFNYGFAEDRLRVKGDYYHRFNNQNYAFVAVSGGSTVSQYNPEEPIGKLVNLISTLFFKDNYMKLYNKEYAGITYGRDIANGLNLAGRIEYQQRKALVNNTDYTVLKNDDLYTSNNPLDPFNDVPAFATHHLTKGSVYARINFGNKYITRPDGKINLRNQDYPTLFLTYDNAFGASKKEYEYQLLSGRIYYDFTAGNKGTFSFNIKGGKFFNADDISFIDYKHFNGNQTHIGKDERYLNVFNLLPYYAASTNDSYSETHIEYDDKGYIINKLPLLNLLKAKLILGAHNLAVPDRKPYQEFTVGLDNLGFGKFRMLRVDYVRSYQNGFIGDGVVFGLKFLNILE from the coding sequence ATGAAACAATTATTTACGCTCTTACTTTTATGCCTTGCCTTTACCTCATCGGCACAGATCCGGGGAACGGTTACAGACGACCAGAACGTTCCGCTTCCTTTGGTCACCGTACTGATTGAAAACACTTACAACGGCACATCAGCCAATGACCAGGGACAATATGAACTTAACATCACCAGGCCAGGCAAATACACGCTCATTTTTCAATATTTAGGATTTAAGACTAAGAAAGTTACCGTCAATATCGACAAATTCCCATTTATTCAAAATGCGGTGCTTTCAGAAGAAAACCTGTCCCTTTCCGAAGTGGTAATTAACACCAAAGACAATCCCGCAGACCGCCTGATTAAAAAAGCCATCGCGGCCAAAAAGGAAAATTCATCAAAAACCGCGCGTTATACAGCCGATTTTTATTCGCGCGGAATTTTCAAACTTAAAGATATGCCGAAGAAAATTTTCGGTGAAGAAGTAGGCGATATGGACGGCATGCTCGATTCAACCGGAACCGGCATCTTATACCTTTCTGAAACGGTTTCAAAAATCACTTTTGAAAAACCGGACAACCTTAAGGAACGCATCATTGCTTCAAAAATCAGCGGAAATGACAATGGTTTCAGTTACAATACGGCTGGAGCGACGGTTTATGATTTTTATGACAATACGCTGAAATTCGGGATTAATGTGATTTCCCCGATTGCAGACAACGCCTTTAATTATTATAAATACAAACTCGAGGGTAATTTTACGGATGAAAACAACAATATCATCAGTAAAGTACGTGTAATCCCGCGTCGTGATTCCGAACCGGTTTTTGATGGATTTATTTATATCGTGGAAGATTCCTGGGCGATTTATGCAGTCGACGTTGATATAAAAGGATACCGCATCAAGCAGGAATTCCTCGATACGATGAAACTGGTGCAGAATTTCGGTTACAACCAAAACAATAAGATTTGGTCGAAGAATACACAAAGCCTTGAGTTTACGGCGGGTATTTTCGGGATTAAATTCAATGGTAAATTCAGTTATGTATACACCAATTATGATTTCAAAGATGCTTTTGCCAAAAAAACTTTCACCAATGAGATCGTAAGTTTCGAAGACAATTCGAATAAAAAAGATGACACGTACTGGAACAGCAACAGGCAGATTCCGCTGTCAGATGAGGAAAGTAAGGATTATGTCAAAAAAGACAGCATCTATAAAGTGCGCAATTCGAAAACGTACCTCGACTCGATTGACAAAAAAAATAACAGGTTCCGCTTTTTGAGCCCGATAACGGGTTACCGTTATGCTAACAGCTATGAGAAACGATCTTTTAATTACCAGGGATTGCTTAACCTCGGTTCATTAAGTTTTAATACCGTACAGGGCTGGAATATCGGCTCCGGATTTTCATACCGCAACTGGAAAGATGAGGAAAAAGGCAGGTACACTTCGGCAAATGCTGTTTTCAATTATGGCTTCGCCGAAGACAGGCTGCGTGTAAAGGGCGACTATTACCATCGTTTCAACAACCAGAATTATGCGTTTGTGGCTGTTTCGGGAGGAAGTACGGTGAGCCAGTACAATCCCGAAGAACCGATCGGGAAGTTGGTAAACTTGATCAGCACGCTGTTCTTCAAGGACAATTACATGAAACTATACAATAAGGAATATGCGGGGATTACTTACGGCAGGGATATCGCAAACGGACTCAATCTTGCAGGGCGTATCGAATACCAGCAGCGTAAGGCCTTGGTAAATAATACAGATTATACGGTCCTTAAAAACGACGATTTGTATACTTCGAACAATCCGCTGGATCCTTTCAATGATGTGCCGGCTTTTGCTACGCATCATTTGACAAAAGGATCGGTGTATGCAAGGATCAATTTCGGCAATAAATACATTACAAGGCCGGATGGGAAAATCAATTTACGCAACCAGGATTACCCGACACTTTTCCTGACTTACGATAATGCTTTCGGTGCAAGTAAAAAGGAATATGAATACCAATTGCTTTCAGGTCGTATTTATTATGATTTTACGGCGGGGAACAAAGGCACTTTTTCATTCAATATTAAAGGTGGAAAGTTCTTTAACGCCGATGATATTTCGTTTATCGATTACAAACATTTCAACGGAAACCAGACCCATATTGGCAAAGACGAGCGTTACCTGAATGTATTCAACCTGTTGCCATATTATGCAGCAAGCACGAATGATTCTTATTCTGAAACCCATATCGAATATGACGACAAAGGGTATATCATCAACAAACTTCCTTTATTGAACCTGCTTAAGGCGAAACTGATCCTCGGCGCGCACAACCTTGCCGTTCCGGACAGGAAACCGTACCAGGAATTTACGGTAGGACTGGACAATCTTGGTTTTGGGAAATTCAGGATGCTGCGCGTAGATTATGTCAGATCATACCAAAACGGCTTTATAGGCGATGGTGTGGTTTTTGGGTTAAAGTTTTTGAATATTCTGGAGTAA
- the murA gene encoding UDP-N-acetylglucosamine 1-carboxyvinyltransferase, with protein MGTFKIEGGVALKGEITPQGAKNEALQILCAVLLTPEKITINNIPDIIDVNKLITLLKNLGVKVEKIGKGSYTFQSDEVNVGYLETEAFKKEGGSLRGSIMIVGPLLARYGRGYIPKPGGDKIGRRRLDTHFEGFINLGAKFRYNREDHFYGVEAADGLQGTDMLLDEASVTGTANIVMAAVLAKGTTTIYNAACEPYLQQLSKMLNSMGAKITGVGSNLLKIEGVEKLSGCTHTILPDMIEIGSWIGLAAMTKSEITIKNVSWDNLGIIPNTFRKLGITLERKGDDIYIPAHTNGYEVKTDIDGSILTIADAPWPGFTPDLLSIVLVVATQAKGDVLIHQKMFESRLFFTDKLIDMGAKIMLCDPHRAVVIGHDFKSQLKATTMSSPDIRAGISLLIAALSAKGTSTIQNIEQIDRGYEDIEARLRAIGARIQRED; from the coding sequence ATGGGAACTTTTAAGATTGAAGGCGGGGTTGCGCTGAAAGGAGAAATTACGCCACAAGGCGCAAAAAATGAAGCTTTACAGATTTTATGCGCTGTATTGCTTACGCCCGAAAAAATTACGATTAATAATATACCCGACATTATTGATGTCAATAAACTCATTACGCTGCTTAAGAACCTTGGCGTAAAAGTTGAAAAAATCGGTAAAGGTTCTTATACGTTTCAATCCGATGAAGTAAATGTGGGCTATCTCGAAACCGAAGCTTTTAAGAAAGAAGGCGGTTCGCTGCGTGGATCGATTATGATCGTCGGGCCTTTATTGGCGCGTTACGGGCGTGGTTATATTCCAAAGCCTGGCGGTGATAAAATCGGGCGCAGGAGGCTCGATACGCATTTTGAAGGATTCATCAACCTGGGTGCTAAATTCCGCTACAACCGTGAGGACCATTTTTATGGCGTAGAAGCCGCAGACGGATTGCAGGGAACCGATATGTTGTTAGACGAAGCATCGGTTACAGGGACTGCGAATATTGTCATGGCAGCGGTTTTGGCCAAAGGGACCACTACGATTTATAACGCAGCCTGCGAACCTTATTTGCAGCAATTGTCAAAAATGCTAAACTCGATGGGTGCCAAAATTACCGGTGTCGGATCCAATTTACTGAAGATTGAAGGCGTTGAAAAATTAAGCGGCTGTACGCATACTATTTTACCCGACATGATTGAAATCGGTTCCTGGATCGGGCTTGCCGCGATGACCAAAAGTGAAATCACGATTAAGAATGTCAGCTGGGACAATCTGGGGATTATCCCAAATACGTTCCGTAAACTGGGCATCACTTTGGAAAGGAAAGGCGACGATATTTATATTCCCGCACACACCAATGGCTATGAAGTCAAAACCGATATTGATGGTTCCATCCTTACTATTGCCGATGCGCCATGGCCGGGCTTTACGCCGGATTTATTGAGTATTGTTCTCGTCGTGGCGACGCAGGCAAAAGGAGACGTTTTAATCCACCAGAAGATGTTTGAAAGCCGTTTGTTTTTTACAGACAAGCTGATTGATATGGGTGCGAAAATTATGTTATGTGACCCACACCGTGCTGTTGTTATCGGGCATGATTTTAAATCGCAACTTAAAGCCACTACGATGTCATCCCCTGATATCCGTGCCGGAATTTCCCTGCTGATCGCCGCGCTTTCCGCAAAAGGGACCAGTACCATACAGAATATAGAGCAGATTGACCGCGGTTATGAGGATATTGAAGCGAGGTTGAGGGCAATTGGTGCGAGGATCCAGCGGGAGGATTAA
- a CDS encoding DUF4290 domain-containing protein, producing the protein MNQKYIKENANDVVNELEYNAERPHLIIREYGRHLQKLIEQAVVIEDREERNKAAKYIIQVMGSLNPHLRDVPDFQHKLWDQIFIMSDFKLDVDSPYPIPSREVLQLRPDGLPYPQNYPKYRFYGNNIKYMIDVANSWEDTDLKNALIKVIANHMKKSYLSWNKDTVKDDVIFEHLYELSGGKIDLLNGSEELLDTVDLMRTNKKVSNKNQQPVAQKPKINKNGKQNPTYKNQNRKIQ; encoded by the coding sequence ATGAACCAGAAATATATCAAGGAAAACGCAAATGACGTTGTAAATGAACTCGAATACAACGCCGAACGTCCGCACCTGATCATCAGGGAGTACGGCCGCCACCTGCAAAAACTGATAGAGCAGGCCGTCGTTATTGAAGACCGTGAGGAACGCAATAAGGCGGCAAAATATATCATCCAGGTGATGGGTAGCCTCAATCCGCATTTACGGGATGTGCCAGATTTTCAGCATAAATTATGGGACCAGATCTTCATTATGTCTGATTTTAAGCTTGATGTCGATTCCCCATATCCGATCCCGTCGCGCGAAGTACTGCAGCTGAGACCGGACGGATTGCCTTATCCGCAAAACTACCCGAAATATCGCTTTTACGGCAACAACATCAAATACATGATCGATGTCGCCAACAGTTGGGAAGATACGGATCTGAAAAATGCGCTGATAAAGGTGATTGCCAACCATATGAAAAAATCATACCTCAGCTGGAATAAGGATACAGTGAAAGATGATGTGATTTTTGAGCATTTGTATGAACTTTCGGGCGGGAAAATCGACCTGCTGAACGGCTCCGAGGAATTGCTCGATACGGTTGACCTGATGCGTACCAATAAAAAAGTATCAAACAAAAACCAACAACCGGTTGCGCAAAAGCCGAAAATCAATAAAAACGGGAAGCAAAATCCCACATACAAAAACCAAAACAGGAAAATACAATAA
- a CDS encoding DUF493 family protein, translating to MDKKTEEFYVRLKEELSTTSSWPSEYLYKFIVPTDAAKIREVENAFNNLGAVISTHQSKTGKYTSVSVNVTMSNPEAVIEKYVALSNIEGIISL from the coding sequence ATGGATAAGAAAACAGAAGAATTTTACGTGCGCTTAAAGGAAGAATTATCCACAACAAGCAGCTGGCCTTCAGAATATTTATATAAATTTATCGTCCCGACGGATGCTGCAAAAATCAGGGAAGTGGAGAATGCCTTTAACAACCTTGGTGCCGTAATTTCGACACATCAGTCAAAAACAGGAAAATACACGTCTGTTTCCGTGAATGTCACGATGAGCAACCCTGAAGCGGTGATTGAAAAATATGTTGCGCTGTCTAACATTGAAGGCATAATTTCTTTATAA
- a CDS encoding AAA family ATPase yields MDKEIVVIIGGPGTGKTTIIDGLTAKGYCCYPEISREVTLEAKKQGIEQLFLENPLLFSELLLEGRKKQFVNACAESHDIVFLDRGIPDVLAYMHYIGDSYPAHFDAACRENTYTKIFILPPWEEIYESDDERYENFEQAKLIYSHLTETYEGYGYHLIDVPKGTVEERIGFILENLKVKA; encoded by the coding sequence GTGGATAAGGAAATTGTTGTGATTATCGGCGGTCCCGGAACTGGTAAAACTACCATCATTGACGGGCTCACGGCAAAAGGATACTGCTGCTATCCCGAGATTTCGCGCGAAGTGACCCTTGAAGCAAAAAAACAGGGTATCGAACAATTGTTCCTTGAAAATCCACTGCTGTTCAGCGAATTGTTGCTTGAAGGCCGCAAGAAACAATTTGTCAATGCCTGCGCAGAATCACACGACATTGTATTCCTTGACCGCGGCATTCCCGATGTTTTGGCTTATATGCATTATATTGGTGACAGTTATCCGGCACATTTTGATGCCGCCTGCCGCGAAAACACCTACACTAAAATTTTCATCCTGCCACCCTGGGAGGAAATTTATGAAAGCGATGACGAGCGCTACGAAAATTTTGAACAGGCAAAACTCATTTACAGCCATTTAACCGAAACTTACGAAGGTTACGGATACCATCTGATTGACGTACCGAAAGGAACCGTTGAAGAACGCATCGGTTTTATTCTGGAAAACCTGAAGGTCAAGGCCTAA
- a CDS encoding RecQ family ATP-dependent DNA helicase — protein sequence MSTAVEILKKYWNHDSFRSAQQEIIDSVLEGRDTFALLPTGGGKSICFQVPAMMKDGICLVISPLVALMKDQVSNLDKRNIKAIALTGGLHTDEISDLLDNCEFGNYKFLYLSPERLQSDWIIERLKNLPINLIAIDEAHCVSQWGHDFRPAYLKIINLKTHFHKIPFLALTASATEKVRGDIISQLGMEQVAVFQKSFERNNIAYMVFEAEDKLHHISRILKKNPQPSIIYVRNRKSCHDTASQLQSLGFSATYYHGGLSASEKSKNMASWMDEKKQVIVATNAFGMGIDKANVKTVIHIQLPENIENYYQESGRAGRNEEKAFAVLLFSPSDPVQAGNQFISVLPDKEFLTRMFIKLCNYLRIAYGEGIDENFGFNLNHFCSQYEFPVLKTYNALQFLDRQGIVTLSQEFSEKVSVQFVIDSKEILRYMSLNPKEEPVIASILRNYSGIYDSPSALNLSLIAKKSGASESDIIQVLKKLDDRGLIDYKAKSNDATLVFNEIREDEKTINRVSKYLERQNQQKKEQLQAVLEYVTNKNTCKSRLILKYFGEKDAKDCGICSYCISKQKKPSSGVSIAAEIHHLLQSQALNSREIQNLVKHPADDIIFALKQLIDHHVIEIGADNRYTLSKK from the coding sequence ATGTCCACAGCCGTAGAAATCCTCAAAAAATATTGGAATCATGACAGTTTCCGCAGTGCGCAGCAGGAGATCATCGATTCGGTTCTGGAAGGCCGCGATACTTTTGCGCTTTTACCCACCGGTGGCGGAAAATCGATTTGCTTCCAGGTTCCGGCCATGATGAAAGACGGGATTTGCCTGGTCATTTCGCCTTTGGTCGCCTTGATGAAAGACCAGGTTTCGAATCTTGACAAAAGAAACATCAAAGCCATTGCACTGACCGGCGGGCTCCATACTGATGAAATATCCGATCTGCTTGACAATTGTGAGTTCGGGAATTATAAATTCCTGTATTTATCGCCGGAAAGGCTGCAGTCAGACTGGATCATCGAGCGCCTGAAAAACCTTCCCATAAACCTTATCGCGATTGATGAAGCGCATTGTGTCTCGCAATGGGGGCATGATTTCCGTCCGGCATATCTTAAAATCATCAATCTCAAAACACATTTCCATAAAATCCCTTTTCTGGCACTTACCGCTTCTGCCACTGAAAAAGTTCGGGGGGACATCATTTCACAATTGGGAATGGAGCAGGTTGCCGTTTTCCAAAAATCGTTTGAGCGCAACAATATCGCCTATATGGTTTTTGAAGCGGAAGACAAGCTACACCACATTTCCCGGATCCTGAAAAAAAACCCGCAGCCTTCAATCATTTACGTCCGAAACCGCAAATCCTGCCACGATACCGCTTCGCAACTGCAATCGCTGGGGTTTTCGGCCACCTATTACCATGGAGGGCTTTCGGCATCTGAAAAATCAAAGAACATGGCGTCCTGGATGGACGAAAAAAAGCAGGTTATTGTAGCCACCAACGCGTTCGGAATGGGCATTGACAAAGCAAATGTCAAAACTGTTATCCACATCCAGCTTCCTGAAAACATAGAGAATTATTACCAGGAATCCGGGCGCGCGGGACGGAATGAAGAAAAGGCCTTCGCGGTGCTTTTGTTCAGCCCGTCGGATCCGGTACAGGCGGGAAATCAGTTCATTTCAGTATTGCCGGATAAGGAATTCCTGACCAGGATGTTTATTAAATTGTGTAATTATTTACGCATTGCTTACGGAGAAGGCATCGATGAAAATTTTGGTTTTAACCTGAATCATTTTTGCAGCCAATATGAATTTCCTGTCTTAAAAACCTACAATGCTTTACAGTTCCTGGACCGCCAGGGCATCGTAACACTCTCGCAGGAATTTTCGGAAAAAGTATCGGTGCAGTTTGTCATTGATTCCAAGGAAATATTGCGGTACATGAGCCTGAATCCGAAGGAAGAACCTGTAATCGCGTCTATATTACGGAATTACAGCGGCATTTATGATTCACCATCGGCTTTGAACTTAAGCCTCATTGCAAAGAAAAGCGGGGCATCTGAAAGCGATATCATACAGGTACTGAAAAAACTCGATGATCGTGGACTCATTGATTACAAAGCCAAAAGCAACGATGCCACTTTGGTTTTTAATGAAATACGCGAAGACGAAAAGACCATCAACCGGGTTTCGAAATATCTTGAGAGGCAAAATCAGCAAAAAAAGGAGCAGCTTCAGGCTGTTTTAGAATATGTTACCAATAAAAACACGTGTAAAAGCCGTTTGATCCTGAAGTATTTCGGGGAAAAAGATGCAAAGGATTGCGGCATCTGCTCGTATTGCATTTCGAAACAAAAGAAACCATCATCGGGAGTTTCAATCGCCGCTGAAATCCATCATTTACTGCAATCGCAGGCATTAAATTCACGCGAAATCCAAAATCTTGTCAAACATCCGGCAGACGATATTATCTTTGCATTGAAACAGCTGATCGACCATCATGTCATTGAAATTGGCGCCGACAACAGATATACCTTAAGCAAAAAATGA
- the fmt gene encoding methionyl-tRNA formyltransferase, which yields MRKLRIVFMGTPEFAVGILDTILKNNYDVAAVITAPDKPAGRGQKIKYSAVKEYALEHRLKILQPTNLKDGAFLQDLKSLDANLQIIVAFRMLPKAVWEMPEYGTFNLHASLLPQYRGAAPINWAIINGETKTGVTTFFIDDKIDTGAMILSNGISIFENENAGQLYDRLMEIGSETVIDTLKLIESGPVETHIQTNSAELKTAYKLNRENCKIDWNLPGKAIHDLIRGLSPYPAAWCFFEDGNEPQSIKIYEAAFEKATHNITAGLMKTDKKTIRVAVADGYVHIYSLQFPGKKKMTASELLNGMTFGEDAKLS from the coding sequence ATGAGAAAATTGAGAATTGTATTCATGGGTACGCCGGAATTCGCCGTCGGAATCCTCGACACCATACTTAAAAACAATTATGACGTGGCCGCGGTGATTACGGCACCGGACAAACCGGCAGGCCGCGGGCAGAAAATCAAATATTCGGCGGTGAAAGAATATGCTTTGGAACACCGCCTGAAAATCCTGCAGCCAACGAACCTGAAAGATGGCGCTTTTTTACAGGATTTGAAAAGCCTTGATGCCAATCTCCAGATCATCGTAGCGTTCAGGATGCTTCCGAAAGCCGTTTGGGAAATGCCTGAATATGGCACATTTAACCTGCATGCCTCGCTGCTTCCACAATATCGCGGTGCTGCGCCAATCAATTGGGCGATCATCAACGGAGAGACCAAAACGGGCGTGACGACATTCTTTATTGACGATAAGATCGATACCGGTGCGATGATCCTGAGTAATGGGATTTCGATTTTCGAAAATGAGAATGCCGGGCAGCTATACGACCGTTTGATGGAAATCGGGAGCGAAACCGTCATCGATACTCTAAAACTGATTGAATCCGGCCCTGTAGAAACGCATATACAAACCAATTCGGCTGAATTAAAAACCGCTTACAAGCTTAACCGCGAGAACTGCAAAATCGACTGGAACCTGCCCGGGAAAGCAATCCATGACCTTATAAGGGGTTTGTCTCCTTATCCGGCAGCCTGGTGTTTTTTTGAGGATGGGAATGAACCGCAGTCCATTAAGATTTATGAGGCTGCGTTTGAAAAGGCAACTCACAACATCACTGCCGGCTTGATGAAAACCGACAAAAAAACGATTCGGGTAGCGGTTGCTGATGGTTACGTCCATATTTACAGTCTGCAGTTTCCGGGAAAGAAAAAAATGACCGCTTCGGAATTGCTGAATGGGATGACTTTCGGAGAAGACGCAAAACTCAGCTGA